A window of the Bdellovibrio svalbardensis genome harbors these coding sequences:
- a CDS encoding 2-oxo acid dehydrogenase subunit E2, translated as MATDVKLPELGEGVAEGELVKWLVKPGDSVKADQPIAEVLTDKATVEVPSPVAGTVGELKFKPGQVVKVGSTMITLANSHEGGAAKPAAAPAPAAAASKPAAPAASAPAAGGGKVQDVKLPELGEGVAEGELVKWLVKPGDSVKADQPIAEVLTDKATVEVPTPVAGVVKEVKFKAGDVVKVGSTMITLEGSGSAPQAAAPAPAAQASAPVAAAAKAAPAAVANGIFPPVADSKVLATPATRRLARETGIDINSLSGSGLAGRVTREDVLSAGGGAAPAVSAKAPAAGGISIPKPAYQGPAGAIEERVPLMGIRKRIAENMQRAKHIIPHFTIMDEAKVDAMVAMRESLKEHAEKNGTKITYLPIVMKALVSTIREFPQFNASIDDAAGEIVYKKYFNLGFAADTPTGLVVPVIKNVDQKTILEISKEILDLSKRARDGKLKPDEMKGATITVTNIGSIGGTYATPVINHPEVAILGMYKIDEKPVIKNGQLSSIKVMNYTMTADHRLIDGAAAARFLAAFISRIENPGKLLVEML; from the coding sequence ATGGCAACTGACGTAAAACTGCCCGAACTTGGTGAAGGTGTCGCTGAAGGCGAATTAGTAAAATGGTTGGTAAAACCAGGTGACTCGGTCAAGGCGGATCAACCTATCGCTGAAGTTCTTACTGATAAAGCAACTGTAGAGGTTCCATCTCCTGTTGCCGGTACTGTCGGTGAATTGAAATTCAAACCAGGCCAAGTTGTAAAAGTTGGTTCTACTATGATCACTCTTGCCAACTCTCATGAAGGTGGTGCCGCTAAACCAGCAGCCGCTCCGGCTCCTGCGGCTGCGGCCTCGAAACCTGCAGCTCCAGCGGCCTCAGCTCCAGCAGCTGGCGGTGGCAAAGTTCAAGACGTTAAACTTCCTGAATTGGGAGAAGGCGTTGCTGAAGGCGAACTTGTTAAATGGTTGGTAAAACCAGGTGACTCTGTGAAAGCAGATCAACCTATCGCTGAAGTTTTGACTGACAAGGCCACTGTTGAAGTTCCGACTCCAGTAGCTGGTGTCGTTAAAGAGGTAAAATTCAAAGCAGGCGATGTGGTTAAAGTGGGTTCAACTATGATCACTCTTGAAGGATCGGGTTCTGCTCCTCAGGCAGCAGCTCCGGCTCCTGCAGCACAAGCTTCTGCACCAGTTGCAGCGGCGGCAAAAGCGGCTCCAGCGGCAGTTGCCAACGGCATCTTCCCTCCAGTTGCTGATTCAAAAGTTTTGGCGACACCTGCAACACGCAGACTTGCTCGCGAGACTGGTATCGATATCAATTCACTTTCTGGTTCTGGTCTTGCGGGTCGTGTGACTCGTGAAGACGTATTGAGTGCCGGTGGTGGAGCAGCTCCAGCGGTTTCTGCAAAAGCACCAGCAGCTGGCGGCATCTCTATTCCTAAACCTGCTTACCAAGGCCCTGCAGGTGCGATTGAAGAGCGCGTACCACTTATGGGTATCCGCAAACGTATTGCTGAAAACATGCAACGTGCAAAACACATTATTCCTCACTTCACCATCATGGATGAGGCAAAGGTTGATGCAATGGTCGCAATGCGTGAATCATTGAAAGAACATGCAGAGAAAAACGGCACGAAGATCACTTACCTTCCAATTGTTATGAAGGCTTTGGTTTCTACAATCCGCGAATTCCCTCAGTTCAATGCTTCTATCGACGACGCTGCTGGTGAAATCGTTTACAAAAAATACTTCAACCTCGGCTTTGCGGCTGACACGCCAACAGGACTTGTGGTTCCAGTTATTAAAAACGTGGATCAAAAAACCATCCTTGAAATCTCTAAAGAAATCTTGGATCTTTCTAAACGCGCTCGTGATGGCAAATTGAAGCCAGACGAAATGAAAGGTGCAACTATCACTGTGACGAACATTGGTTCTATCGGTGGTACTTATGCGACCCCTGTGATCAACCATCCTGAAGTGGCGATCTTGGGTATGTACAAAATTGACGAAAAACCTGTGATCAAAAACGGTCAATTGTCTTCAATCAAAGTTATGAACTACACAATGACTGCCGATCACCGTTTGATCGACGGCGCTGCGGCTGCAAGATTCCTTGCTGCTTTCATCTCTCGTATTGAAAACCCAGGTAAACTTTTGGTGGAGATGCTCTAG
- a CDS encoding DUF421 domain-containing protein encodes MLNLSIPWWEFVVRALVVFGFLLFALRVLGKKQIGQLAPFDLVLLLILSNAVQNSMNAGDNSLLGGLISAATLLLLDYFFGWVTFKNKRASKLIEGRPEVLIHDGKIFEKTLIKERINHNTLEEALRKEGVFSIQDVHYAILENSGAISVIRKKDKTT; translated from the coding sequence ATGCTCAATCTATCCATCCCTTGGTGGGAATTCGTTGTTCGTGCTTTGGTCGTCTTTGGATTTTTACTTTTTGCCCTTCGCGTGTTGGGAAAAAAGCAAATCGGCCAGCTGGCTCCCTTTGACCTGGTTCTTCTGCTGATTCTCAGCAATGCCGTTCAAAACTCCATGAATGCCGGCGATAATTCTTTATTAGGTGGATTGATCTCTGCCGCAACTTTGCTGCTGCTGGATTATTTTTTTGGCTGGGTGACCTTCAAAAACAAGCGCGCCTCGAAGTTGATCGAAGGCCGCCCCGAAGTCTTGATTCATGACGGAAAAATCTTTGAGAAAACTCTGATAAAGGAACGCATCAATCACAACACTCTCGAGGAGGCTCTTCGTAAAGAAGGCGTTTTCTCAATCCAAGACGTGCACTATGCCATCCTCGAAAATAGCGGCGCTATTTCAGTCATCAGAAAAAAAGACAAAACCACTTAA
- the lpdA gene encoding dihydrolipoyl dehydrogenase — protein MAQTFDVVVIGAGPGGYVAAIRASQLGFKTAVVEREFLGGVCLNVGCIPSKAMITATHLLHKAQHNFKDMGLVIKGGIDVDMKQLVKWKQSVSDKMSSGVGQLLKGYGVTVLKGEAEFKNSKEISLKSAAGTESVQAKFFVVATGSRPIEIPGFKFDEKDICSSTGALAFDAIPKRVAVIGGGYIGLEISSYLRKLGTEVTVIEAQSSLLAGVVDPDCANVVVRKLDKAGVKIMYGAKAKGQKKVKDGYEVTVEINGKDEVVKCDKILVTVGRRPNGDQANLKAAGIAVDERGFVKVDAQRRTNVSNIFAIGDICGQPMLAHKASHEGVLVAEVMAGQNRVYDAKTVPAVVFTDPEIASAGMTEAEAKAKGFNDLIIGKFPFAANGRAVSMMETDGFVKMIADKKTHVLLGVHIVGPEASNLISEAVLAIEMGARIEDLALSIHPHPTLGETMMECAEATLGHAIHIIQKPLHK, from the coding sequence ATGGCTCAAACTTTTGATGTGGTAGTAATTGGTGCGGGTCCCGGCGGTTATGTCGCTGCGATTCGCGCATCTCAACTTGGTTTTAAAACGGCTGTGGTTGAACGTGAGTTCTTGGGTGGTGTGTGCTTGAACGTGGGATGTATTCCATCTAAAGCCATGATCACAGCGACTCACCTTCTTCACAAAGCTCAACACAACTTCAAAGATATGGGCCTTGTGATCAAGGGCGGTATCGATGTTGATATGAAACAGCTTGTGAAATGGAAACAATCTGTTTCAGACAAAATGTCGAGCGGCGTGGGCCAGCTTCTTAAAGGCTATGGCGTCACTGTTTTGAAAGGTGAAGCTGAATTTAAGAACTCAAAAGAGATCTCTTTGAAATCAGCAGCTGGCACTGAATCTGTTCAAGCGAAATTCTTCGTTGTGGCGACAGGCTCACGTCCGATCGAAATCCCTGGCTTCAAATTTGACGAAAAAGATATCTGCTCGTCTACGGGTGCACTTGCTTTCGATGCTATTCCTAAGCGCGTGGCCGTTATCGGTGGCGGATACATCGGCCTTGAAATCTCTTCTTACCTTCGCAAACTTGGCACTGAAGTGACTGTGATCGAAGCTCAGTCTTCATTGCTTGCTGGTGTGGTTGATCCAGATTGTGCAAATGTGGTGGTTCGCAAGCTTGATAAAGCCGGCGTCAAAATCATGTACGGCGCAAAAGCTAAAGGACAGAAGAAAGTTAAAGACGGTTACGAAGTGACTGTCGAAATCAATGGCAAAGATGAAGTTGTTAAATGCGACAAAATCCTTGTTACTGTAGGACGTCGTCCTAACGGAGACCAAGCCAACTTGAAAGCGGCGGGTATCGCCGTTGACGAACGTGGTTTTGTTAAAGTGGATGCTCAACGCAGAACTAATGTTTCTAATATCTTTGCTATCGGCGACATCTGTGGCCAACCAATGCTTGCGCATAAAGCGTCTCACGAAGGCGTTCTTGTGGCGGAAGTGATGGCCGGTCAAAACCGTGTTTACGACGCGAAAACAGTTCCAGCGGTTGTCTTTACCGACCCGGAAATCGCGTCTGCGGGCATGACCGAAGCTGAGGCGAAAGCCAAAGGTTTCAATGACCTGATCATCGGCAAGTTCCCATTCGCAGCAAATGGTCGCGCCGTGAGCATGATGGAAACAGATGGTTTCGTAAAAATGATCGCTGACAAAAAGACACATGTTCTTTTGGGCGTTCATATCGTGGGACCAGAGGCTTCCAACCTGATCTCTGAAGCTGTCCTTGCGATCGAAATGGGTGCACGCATTGAAGACTTGGCATTGTCTATCCATCCTCATCCGACTTTGGGTGAAACAATGATGGAATGTGCTGAGGCGACTTTGGGACATGCGATCCATATCATCCAAAAGCCATTGCACAAGTAG